From a single Chitinophaga sp. Cy-1792 genomic region:
- a CDS encoding outer membrane beta-barrel protein, giving the protein MKHKVLLFLLLLMVWSGLTNAQKAVDTYKDPAATADTIQIKGLIIIKSKNEKGRSSYKMYNDTAYARNKLKKNLQTKFFVIDLGFNNYIDRSDYTGAAYVNYFDGASGGGQFATNAKSYSYSAVGLATIAPRSASEPLTPSEFKLITGKSINFNIWLIEQRLNITKHKLNLLYALGLEMNNYRYARNITYQPGYPTTIVRDTVEFSKNKLFAEYMSVPVMLNFNSNPARPGRAFQASFGVIGGYLLKARTKQVSEERGKVRKTDDFNLNKWRFGLASELGYGPVKLYANFALTALHDYGLQQYPFSIGLRLNGF; this is encoded by the coding sequence ATGAAGCATAAAGTTTTACTCTTTTTGTTGCTGTTGATGGTGTGGTCTGGACTAACTAATGCGCAAAAGGCTGTTGATACATATAAAGATCCTGCTGCAACGGCAGATACTATACAGATTAAAGGCCTGATTATCATTAAGTCCAAAAATGAAAAAGGGAGAAGCAGCTATAAAATGTATAACGATACGGCGTATGCCCGTAACAAGCTAAAAAAGAACCTCCAGACGAAATTCTTCGTTATCGACCTTGGTTTCAATAATTATATAGATAGAAGCGATTATACAGGCGCGGCCTATGTAAATTATTTTGACGGAGCCAGTGGCGGAGGTCAATTCGCAACTAACGCAAAATCATATAGTTATTCGGCTGTTGGACTGGCAACCATTGCGCCAAGATCCGCCAGCGAACCTTTAACTCCCTCTGAATTTAAACTTATCACCGGAAAATCGATCAATTTTAACATCTGGCTCATTGAGCAACGTTTAAACATAACAAAACACAAACTAAACTTGTTATATGCTTTAGGTTTGGAAATGAATAATTATAGGTACGCCCGCAATATCACCTACCAGCCGGGTTATCCTACAACTATTGTGCGTGATACGGTAGAATTCTCCAAGAATAAGCTGTTCGCCGAATACATGTCAGTACCGGTGATGCTTAACTTTAATTCTAACCCCGCCAGACCAGGGAGAGCATTCCAGGCTAGTTTTGGTGTTATTGGTGGTTATCTGCTGAAAGCCAGAACCAAACAAGTAAGTGAGGAAAGAGGCAAGGTCAGGAAAACGGACGACTTTAACCTTAATAAATGGCGTTTTGGTTTAGCAAGTGAACTCGGATACGGTCCGGTGAAACTTTACGCAAATTTTGCCCTTACAGCTCTTCATGATTATGGATTGCAACAGTATCCGTTTTCAATCGGCCTTCGATTAAATGGATTCTGA
- the blaOXA gene encoding class D beta-lactamase, giving the protein MMKQLGWLLVAVVITLSACAPNNVKEEKSWEKYFSQYKVEGTFMLFSNSQGEFKVYNLERAKERFLPASTFKIFNSLVGIQTGVIKDTGMVIPWDGVQRSRPEWNQDLTMNQAFKVSAVPYFQEVARRIGKEQMQLWLDSVKYGNMKISRIDTFWLDNSLQISPDEELGFVKKLYFDQLPFSKTTMKSVRDVMMMEKTPKYELAYKTGWGIVGKKNIGWIVGWIEENRHPAFFVLNIESEDPNIQMRAVTMDIMKNILTQAGYFKGEM; this is encoded by the coding sequence ATGATGAAACAACTCGGCTGGTTGCTTGTGGCGGTAGTAATTACACTGTCGGCATGTGCACCCAATAACGTTAAAGAGGAAAAAAGCTGGGAAAAATATTTTAGCCAGTACAAGGTAGAAGGAACCTTCATGTTATTCAGCAATAGCCAGGGAGAATTTAAAGTGTATAACCTGGAACGTGCTAAAGAGCGCTTCCTTCCGGCATCTACATTTAAGATATTCAACTCGCTGGTGGGTATTCAGACAGGTGTAATTAAAGATACCGGCATGGTTATTCCATGGGACGGCGTTCAACGCAGCCGCCCTGAATGGAACCAGGACCTGACCATGAACCAGGCGTTCAAAGTTTCTGCCGTCCCTTATTTCCAGGAAGTTGCCCGCCGTATCGGCAAAGAACAGATGCAGCTCTGGCTGGACTCTGTTAAATATGGCAACATGAAAATCAGCCGTATCGATACATTCTGGCTGGACAATTCCCTGCAGATCTCTCCGGACGAAGAACTTGGATTTGTTAAAAAACTCTACTTCGATCAGCTGCCATTCTCTAAAACAACCATGAAATCTGTCAGAGATGTGATGATGATGGAAAAAACACCTAAATATGAATTAGCATATAAAACTGGCTGGGGCATAGTAGGTAAAAAGAATATCGGCTGGATTGTAGGCTGGATTGAAGAAAACAGACATCCTGCCTTCTTTGTACTGAATATTGAGTCTGAAGACCCGAATATCCAGATGAGAGCCGTGACCATGGACATCATGAAGAATATTCTGACCCAGGCTGGTTATTTCAAAGGAGAAATGTAA
- a CDS encoding RNA polymerase sigma factor, whose translation MTEKEYNKCVDLYSDNLFRFIVKNLENAEDARDVVQNSFEILWKHCQDVPFEKAKSYLFTVGYHNMIDHVRKVKRITLVEQFKEEEKISDHKVHNAKEVIAQALAKLSEVQRSLVMLKDYEGYSYEEIGEIMELNPSQVKVYLHRARIHLKNYLVKMENVI comes from the coding sequence ATGACGGAAAAGGAGTACAATAAATGCGTGGATCTGTATTCGGATAACCTGTTTCGTTTTATCGTTAAAAATCTGGAAAACGCTGAGGACGCCAGAGACGTAGTACAGAACTCGTTCGAAATATTGTGGAAACACTGCCAGGATGTGCCTTTTGAAAAGGCCAAGTCATACCTGTTCACAGTGGGATACCACAATATGATCGACCATGTCCGTAAGGTTAAGCGCATCACCCTGGTGGAGCAGTTTAAGGAAGAAGAGAAAATATCCGATCATAAAGTGCACAACGCAAAAGAAGTCATTGCCCAGGCACTGGCCAAATTAAGTGAAGTGCAGCGCTCGCTTGTAATGCTGAAGGATTATGAAGGGTACAGCTATGAAGAAATAGGCGAGATTATGGAATTAAATCCATCTCAGGTAAAAGTATATCTCCATAGAGCCAGAATTCATCTGAAGAATTATCTGGTAAAAATGGAAAATGTAATATGA
- the kbl gene encoding glycine C-acetyltransferase, with the protein MNSKFTTRLKGELDEINQAGLYKRERIITSEQGAEIQVGGETVINFCANNYLGLSSHPAVVKAAKDAIDTHGYGMSSVRFICGTQDIHRELEQKISKFLGTEDTILYVAAFDANGGVFEPLFNEQDAIISDALNHASIIDGVRLCKAQRFRYEHNNMADLEAKLQEAKDCRSRIIVTDGSFSMDGTIAQLDKICDLADKYDAIVMSDESHSSGFLGKTGRGTHEYRGVMGRVDIITGTLGKALGGASGGFTSGPKEVIDILRQRSRPYLFSNSVAPTIVGASIAVLDMLSETTELRDKLEYNTKYFRSKMTEAGFDIKPGDHPIVPVMLYDAVLSQQFADKLLKEGIYVIGFFFPVVPKGQARIRVQLSAAHEQKHLDKAIAAFTKVGKELGVIK; encoded by the coding sequence ATGAATAGCAAGTTTACCACCCGCTTAAAGGGAGAGCTGGACGAGATCAACCAGGCAGGTCTTTACAAGAGAGAGCGAATCATTACCTCTGAGCAAGGTGCTGAAATACAGGTTGGTGGCGAAACTGTAATTAACTTCTGCGCCAACAATTACCTGGGCCTGTCTTCACACCCGGCGGTAGTCAAGGCAGCCAAAGATGCTATCGACACCCACGGTTACGGCATGAGCAGTGTCCGCTTCATCTGCGGCACCCAGGATATTCACCGTGAACTGGAGCAGAAAATCTCAAAATTCCTCGGAACTGAAGATACCATTTTATATGTGGCGGCTTTTGATGCCAATGGCGGCGTATTTGAGCCTTTGTTCAACGAACAGGACGCCATCATCTCTGATGCCCTGAACCACGCTTCCATTATTGACGGGGTACGCTTGTGCAAGGCACAGCGTTTCCGCTATGAGCACAACAACATGGCTGATCTGGAAGCCAAACTGCAGGAAGCTAAAGACTGCCGCAGCCGTATCATTGTAACAGATGGTTCTTTCAGCATGGACGGTACTATTGCCCAGCTGGACAAAATCTGTGACCTGGCGGATAAATATGATGCAATTGTAATGTCTGACGAGAGCCATTCTTCCGGCTTCCTGGGTAAAACGGGTCGTGGTACCCATGAATACCGTGGAGTAATGGGCCGGGTGGATATCATCACCGGCACCCTGGGTAAGGCTTTGGGTGGTGCATCCGGCGGTTTCACTTCCGGTCCTAAAGAGGTAATCGACATCCTGCGCCAGCGCAGCCGTCCATACCTTTTCTCCAACTCTGTGGCTCCTACCATCGTAGGCGCATCTATTGCAGTGCTGGATATGCTGAGTGAAACTACTGAGCTTCGTGATAAACTGGAATACAACACTAAATATTTCCGTTCCAAAATGACGGAAGCAGGTTTTGATATTAAGCCAGGCGATCACCCGATTGTGCCGGTAATGCTGTATGATGCTGTATTGAGCCAGCAATTTGCTGACAAACTGCTCAAAGAAGGCATCTACGTAATCGGCTTCTTCTTCCCTGTGGTACCAAAAGGCCAGGCCCGTATCCGTGTACAGCTGAGCGCTGCACATGAGCAGAAACACCTGGATAAGGCAATTGCTGCCTTTACCAAAGTGGGTAAGGAATTGGGCGTAATAAAATAG
- a CDS encoding efflux RND transporter periplasmic adaptor subunit, producing MTIKNYSPTRLILAAAALLPLGLMFSACNSSKAADDESAENSGTVAVKVITLQKTQLGSKLKLPGEVKPYQFADLYAKVNSYVKIVNVDMGSQVTAGQVLATLEAPEMNTQLMEAQSRLHTREAMFRASSSTYNRLLKTSRVPGTISPNDLEMALEKMSADSAELLSARSSYQEVQQMLGYLVIRAPFSGIITQRNIHPGTYVGPAGKGSDKPLFRLEEQRKLRLAIAVPEVYTDDVRHATDVKFTVRSMPGDTFTAKVNRIAGSLDVRLRSEQLEMDINNTDGKLLPGMYAEVNVPLPGKKDVYVVPKGAIVVNSEKVFVIKSVNGKAVWVPVERGNESNGMVEIFGGLSDNDMIVQNATDEIKEGTALHPAK from the coding sequence ATGACCATAAAAAACTACAGTCCGACCCGTTTAATCCTTGCAGCAGCAGCGTTATTACCTCTGGGATTAATGTTCTCTGCCTGTAATTCCTCAAAAGCTGCTGATGATGAAAGCGCTGAAAACTCCGGAACTGTTGCGGTGAAAGTAATCACCTTGCAGAAAACACAACTGGGGTCTAAACTGAAATTGCCTGGAGAGGTAAAGCCTTACCAGTTTGCGGATCTCTATGCAAAAGTGAACAGCTATGTGAAAATTGTGAATGTTGATATGGGTTCGCAGGTAACAGCAGGTCAGGTACTGGCAACGCTGGAGGCGCCGGAAATGAATACACAGCTGATGGAAGCGCAGTCCAGACTTCATACCAGGGAAGCTATGTTCCGTGCCAGCTCCTCTACCTATAACCGTTTGCTGAAAACAAGCCGTGTTCCTGGTACTATTTCGCCAAATGATCTGGAAATGGCCCTGGAAAAAATGAGTGCCGACAGTGCAGAACTGTTGTCCGCCCGCTCCTCTTACCAGGAGGTACAGCAAATGCTGGGCTATCTGGTAATCCGTGCTCCTTTCAGCGGTATCATCACACAACGTAATATCCACCCGGGCACTTATGTTGGCCCGGCAGGTAAAGGTTCTGATAAGCCACTGTTCAGACTGGAAGAACAACGTAAACTGCGTTTGGCGATTGCCGTACCTGAAGTGTATACTGATGACGTAAGACACGCTACAGATGTGAAGTTTACGGTAAGGTCCATGCCTGGAGATACTTTCACTGCCAAAGTGAATCGTATTGCCGGTAGCCTGGACGTGAGACTGCGCTCAGAACAGCTGGAAATGGACATCAATAATACCGACGGAAAATTACTGCCTGGCATGTATGCAGAAGTGAACGTGCCTTTACCGGGCAAGAAAGATGTATACGTTGTGCCTAAAGGCGCCATCGTGGTTAATTCTGAAAAAGTTTTTGTTATAAAATCTGTGAACGGCAAGGCTGTTTGGGTTCCTGTAGAAAGAGGCAATGAATCAAATGGAATGGTAGAGATATTTGGCGGTCTGTCAGACAATGACATGATTGTACAGAATGCAACAGATGAGATTAAAGAAGGAACTGCTTTACATCCTGCAAAGTAG
- a CDS encoding tetratricopeptide repeat protein, with protein MRIQLTKYGLFVAALLLAGISASAQQSGSSNKYIRKGNELYNKQQYTDAEANYKKALEQNAQSAIGSYNLGNSLYQQKRYDEARAQYANSLKEAKKENVKSDADYNIGNTFMENKKWEESIKSYKQALKINPNDEDARYNLAYAQAMLKKQQQQQNKDNKDNKDNKDNKDKNKDKNKDKDKNKDNKDQDKKDQDKKDQDKKDQDKNKDQNKDQNKDNKDKDKQNQQQDKPEPQPSKLNKQEADRLLQALSQEEKKLQDKNKKVKGQVVPVEKDW; from the coding sequence ATGAGAATACAGTTAACAAAATATGGTTTATTCGTTGCAGCACTGTTGCTGGCAGGTATTTCTGCCAGCGCCCAGCAGAGCGGCAGCAGCAATAAGTATATCCGTAAGGGAAACGAATTGTATAACAAACAACAATATACCGACGCTGAAGCCAACTATAAAAAAGCATTGGAACAAAATGCCCAATCTGCCATAGGTAGCTACAACCTCGGAAACTCCCTCTACCAGCAAAAACGCTACGACGAGGCACGCGCGCAATATGCCAACAGCCTGAAAGAAGCGAAAAAAGAAAATGTGAAGTCTGATGCCGACTACAACATCGGTAATACCTTCATGGAAAACAAAAAGTGGGAAGAGAGTATCAAGTCGTACAAACAGGCACTCAAAATCAATCCCAACGACGAAGATGCCCGTTACAACCTCGCCTACGCACAGGCTATGCTGAAAAAACAACAGCAGCAGCAAAACAAGGACAACAAAGACAATAAGGATAACAAAGACAATAAAGACAAGAATAAGGACAAGAACAAAGACAAGGATAAAAACAAAGACAACAAAGATCAGGATAAGAAAGACCAGGACAAGAAAGACCAGGATAAAAAGGATCAGGATAAAAACAAAGATCAGAACAAAGACCAGAATAAAGACAATAAAGATAAAGACAAACAAAACCAGCAGCAGGATAAACCAGAACCACAACCAAGCAAGTTAAACAAACAGGAAGCGGACCGTTTACTGCAGGCACTTTCACAGGAAGAGAAGAAATTACAGGACAAAAACAAGAAAGTGAAAGGCCAGGTTGTTCCAGTAGAAAAAGACTGGTAA
- a CDS encoding VWA domain-containing protein — MLRFQHTEYLWALTLLLVLQLAFLAVSWWKRRSIKKMGDPALVEKLFTGYSRKRFIFKFVLIFLAFFFGVVGLANLQKGSRMEKITRKGVDVVIALDVSKSMLASDVQPDRLTRAKQLITKLMDKLENDRIGLVVFAGNAYLQMPLTIDYSAAKMYLSTVSPDMIPTQGTAIGQAIQTADDAFNKKERKHKALIVISDGEDHDETAIQKTKAAFDNGVVTNTIGIGSVTGSPLPDPETGGYKKDREGNTVISKLNENELKGIAYAGHGIYEHLENNTDEVVTSLATKIDSMEQKEFGENMFTDYNSYFQYFLGVTLALLLIEFFLPEVSTRKKKELPATVA; from the coding sequence ATGTTACGATTTCAACATACTGAGTATTTGTGGGCATTAACGCTGCTACTGGTATTACAGCTGGCCTTTCTGGCTGTATCCTGGTGGAAACGCAGGTCCATTAAGAAGATGGGGGATCCTGCACTGGTGGAGAAACTGTTTACCGGTTATTCCCGTAAGCGCTTCATCTTCAAATTTGTGCTGATTTTCCTGGCCTTCTTCTTCGGCGTAGTAGGATTAGCCAATCTCCAGAAAGGCAGCAGAATGGAAAAAATCACCCGTAAAGGAGTGGATGTAGTCATTGCCCTGGACGTGAGTAAAAGTATGCTGGCATCGGATGTACAGCCCGACAGGCTTACCCGCGCCAAACAGCTGATTACCAAGCTAATGGACAAACTGGAAAATGATCGTATAGGCCTGGTAGTTTTTGCGGGAAATGCTTACCTGCAAATGCCGCTCACGATCGATTATTCTGCTGCAAAAATGTACCTGAGCACCGTTTCACCGGATATGATCCCTACCCAGGGAACTGCTATCGGCCAGGCCATCCAGACAGCTGATGATGCTTTTAACAAGAAAGAGCGCAAACATAAAGCATTGATTGTCATTTCAGATGGTGAAGACCATGACGAAACTGCCATTCAAAAAACAAAAGCAGCTTTCGATAACGGTGTTGTTACCAATACCATCGGGATAGGTTCCGTAACAGGATCCCCGCTCCCCGATCCGGAAACCGGCGGTTACAAAAAAGACCGGGAAGGAAATACGGTGATATCAAAGCTGAACGAAAATGAACTGAAAGGCATCGCCTATGCCGGTCATGGTATTTACGAACACCTGGAAAACAATACAGACGAAGTTGTAACCTCCCTGGCTACCAAAATAGACAGCATGGAGCAGAAAGAATTCGGTGAAAACATGTTCACAGACTATAACAGTTACTTCCAGTATTTCCTGGGCGTAACACTGGCGCTGTTGCTGATTGAATTCTTTTTACCCGAAGTGAGTACCAGGAAAAAGAAAGAACTGCCCGCTACAGTGGCATAA